A single window of Salvia splendens isolate huo1 chromosome 6, SspV2, whole genome shotgun sequence DNA harbors:
- the LOC121808148 gene encoding cytochrome P450 710A11-like: protein MELSWSSITPFFPHIISIVALLLFLEQLSYLKKKRFLPGPSLVLPFLGNSISLVADPTSFWNRQSAYAKSTSIGISANYIIGRYILYVYSSDLSHKIFANVRPDAFHLVGHPFGKKLFGEHNLIYMFGRDHKDLRRQIAPNFTPKALYIYTDIQQRIIIQHLTRWLRQSQPDKSVPLRILCRDMNLETSQTVFVGPYLDESARERFNVDYNYFNVGLMKLPIDLPGFAFRNARLAVGRLIETLGACAAASEQRMEAEEEEPSCLIDFWMQENLRLAAEKEYECSHREIGGHLFDFLFAAQDASTSSLLWAVALLDSHPQVLARVREEVSSHWSPESSAVITGDQLREMKFIEAVAREVVRIRAPATMVPHIAGVDFPLTENYTVPKGTIVFPSVFDSSFQGFTEPEKFDPDRFMEHRQEDRVYKKNFLAFGSGAHQCVGQRYAINHLMLFIAIFTSMIDFKRDRSDGCDEIAYVPTIVPKDDCRVFLLPRCSGIFPPSY from the coding sequence ATGGAGCTCAGCTGGAGCTCGATAACCCCCTTCTTCCCTCACATAATCTCCATTGTCgctctcctcctcttcctcgaGCAGCTCTCCTACCTTAAAAAGAAGCGTTTCCTCCCCGGCCCCTCCCTCGTCCTCCCCTTCCTCGGCAACTCCATCTCCCTCGTCGCCGATCCCACCAGTTTCTGGAACCGCCAATCCGCCTACGCCAAATCCACCTCCATCGGAATCTCCGCCAACTACATCATCGGCCGCTACATCCTCTACGTCTACAGCTCCGACCTCTCGCACAAAATCTTCGCCAATGTCCGCCCCGACGCCTTCCACCTCGTCGGCCACCCCTTCGGAAAGAAGCTCTTCGGCGAGCACAATCTGATTTACATGTTCGGCCGGGATCACAAGGATCTCCGTCGTCAAATCGCGCCTAATTTCACTCCCAAAGCGCTCTACATTTACACCGATATTCAGCAGCGGATTATTATCCAGCATTTGACGCGCTGGCTGCGTCAATCGCAGCCGGATAAATCGGTGCCGCTCCGGATTTTGTGCCGAGATATGAATCTCGAGACGTCGCAGACGGTTTTCGTCGGACCTTATCTCGATGAATCCGCGCGGGAGCGGTTTAACGTCGATTACAACTATTTTAACGTTGGATTGATGAAGCTGCCGATCGATCTTCCTGGATTCGCCTTCCGCAACGCGCGACTTGCGGTTGGGAGGCTGATTGAGACGCTCGGAGCCTGTGCGGCGGCGAGTGAGCAGCGgatggaggcggaggaggaggagccgtCGTGTTTGATCGATTTCTGGATGCAGGAGAATCTGCGGTTAGCGGCGGAGAAGGAGTACGAGTGCAGCCACCGCGAAATCGGCGGTCACCTCTTCGATTTCCTCTTCGCCGCGCAGGACGCCTCCACTTCCTCGCTGCTTTGGGCGGTGGCGCTGCTCGACTCGCATCCGCAGGTACTCGCGCGAGTGAGAGAGGAGGTCTCGTCGCACTGGTCGCCGGAGAGCAGCGCCGTGATCACTGGCGACCAGCTCCGCGAGATGAAGTTCATTGAAGCGGTGGCGCGTGAGGTCGTGAGGATCAGAGCGCCAGCGACGATGGTGCCGCACATCGCCGGCGTTGACTTTCCATTGACTGAGAATTACACCGTGCCGAAGGGCACAATCGTGTTTCCCTCTGTCTTCGACTCATCTTTTCAGGGATTCACCGAACCGGAGAAGTTCGATCCGGACCGGTTCATGGAGCACAGGCAGGAGGACCGGGTTTATAAGAAGAACTTTTTAGCGTTCGGGTCCGGGGCCCACCAGTGTGTGGGGCAGAGGTACGCGATCAATCATCTGATGTTATTCATCGCGATATTCACTTCTATGATTGATTTCAAAAGGGATAGATCCGACGGCTGTGATGAGATCGCTTATGTTCCAACAATTGTGCCGAAAGATGATTGCAGGGTTTTCCTGTTGCCGCGATGCAGTGGAATATTCCCGCCTTCGTATTGA